One Cellulomonas sp. NS3 genomic region harbors:
- a CDS encoding NAD(P)H-binding protein, which translates to MTIVVTTPTGHVGSRVTTLLAQAGERPRVLLRDRTRLDAGLRALCDVVELDLGDADAVARASAGADALYWVDPPTPDDDPVAGHERMGASAAHAVRTNGIPRVVLQSSVGAEARHGFGDIDGLARTEEILDATGAHVTHLRCGYFFTNLLMDVEQLRSGTLTTTLPTDQRIPWVDPRDIGDVAAARLLSTAWTGRTTQGVHGPADLSFEDVARILTDVTGHTVVAARVTDEQVAEELRGFGLTDAQVDAVVGMSRGLRGDFTPEDSRSTRTTTPTTLASWAHEHLRPLLEREPGTAAG; encoded by the coding sequence ATGACGATCGTCGTGACGACCCCCACGGGACACGTCGGATCACGTGTCACCACGCTTCTGGCCCAGGCCGGTGAGCGCCCGAGAGTCCTCCTGCGCGACCGCACCCGGCTCGACGCCGGGCTCCGGGCGCTGTGCGACGTGGTCGAGCTCGATCTCGGCGACGCGGACGCCGTCGCACGCGCGAGCGCCGGCGCGGACGCGCTCTACTGGGTCGACCCCCCGACGCCCGACGACGACCCCGTCGCAGGCCACGAGCGCATGGGCGCCTCGGCGGCCCACGCCGTGCGGACGAACGGCATCCCGCGCGTCGTGCTGCAGAGCAGCGTCGGGGCCGAGGCCCGGCACGGCTTCGGGGACATCGACGGCCTTGCGCGCACCGAGGAGATCCTCGACGCGACCGGCGCTCACGTGACCCACCTGCGCTGCGGGTACTTCTTCACGAACCTGCTGATGGACGTCGAGCAGCTCCGGTCGGGGACCCTGACGACGACGCTGCCGACGGACCAGCGGATCCCGTGGGTCGACCCGCGCGACATCGGCGACGTCGCCGCAGCCCGGCTGCTCTCGACGGCGTGGACCGGACGCACCACACAGGGGGTGCACGGCCCGGCCGACCTGTCGTTCGAGGACGTCGCGCGCATCCTCACCGACGTCACGGGGCACACCGTCGTCGCGGCCCGGGTCACCGACGAGCAGGTCGCCGAGGAGCTCCGCGGGTTCGGCCTCACCGACGCGCAGGTCGACGCCGTCGTGGGGATGTCCCGCGGGCTGCGCGGCGACTTCACCCCGGAGGACAGCCGCTCCACCCGCACGACGACGCCGACGACCCTCGCCTCCTGGGCGCACGAGCACCTCCGCCCGCTGCTGGAGCGCGAGCCGGGCACCGCTGCCGGGTGA
- a CDS encoding RNA polymerase sigma factor: MQELVRRGRTHGSVDAVALRTACEQAQVQDAKRLKAVVRGLATAGIAVEEPVPAARAVAATSAKTRPAAKAVVADGSAEAPAARKPARAKAAPKAPSAAKAAAGAKVASAKVAAPKTATPDGEVAEDEVELEDVELEDVEPAVAEVEAVAGELEEDAEKPAKPAAAADETTEESVGFVYSDADDDDAPAQQVVTAGATADPVKDYLKQIGKVALLNAEQEVELAKRIEAGLFAEERLNAGVTMEPKLRRELEWIASDGRRAKNHLLEANLRLVVSLAKRYTGRGMLFLDLIQEGNLGLIRAVEKFDYTKGYKFSTYATWWIRQAITRAMADQARTIRIPVHMVEVINKLARVQRQMLQDLGREPTPEELAKELDMTPEKVVEVQKYGREPISLHTPLGEDGDSEFGDLIEDSEAVVPADAVSFTLLQEQLHQVLDTLSEREAGVVSMRFGLTDGQPKTLDEIGKVYGVTRERIRQIESKTMSKLRHPSRSQVLRDYLD; this comes from the coding sequence ATGCAGGAGCTCGTCCGTCGTGGCCGGACCCACGGAAGCGTCGACGCGGTCGCCCTGCGCACGGCCTGCGAGCAGGCCCAGGTCCAGGACGCCAAGCGTCTCAAGGCCGTCGTCCGCGGTCTCGCGACCGCCGGGATCGCCGTCGAGGAGCCCGTCCCCGCGGCGCGCGCCGTCGCTGCCACGAGCGCGAAGACGCGCCCCGCCGCCAAGGCCGTCGTCGCCGACGGTTCCGCCGAGGCCCCCGCCGCTCGCAAGCCCGCCCGCGCCAAGGCCGCTCCCAAGGCGCCGTCCGCCGCCAAGGCGGCCGCCGGCGCCAAGGTCGCCTCCGCCAAGGTCGCCGCCCCGAAGACCGCCACGCCCGACGGCGAGGTCGCCGAGGACGAGGTCGAGCTCGAGGACGTCGAGCTCGAGGACGTCGAGCCTGCCGTCGCCGAGGTCGAGGCCGTCGCCGGCGAGCTCGAGGAGGACGCCGAGAAGCCGGCGAAGCCCGCTGCCGCCGCCGACGAGACGACCGAGGAGAGCGTCGGCTTCGTCTACTCCGACGCCGACGACGACGACGCCCCTGCGCAGCAGGTCGTCACCGCCGGCGCCACGGCCGACCCGGTCAAGGACTACCTCAAGCAGATCGGCAAGGTCGCGCTGCTGAACGCCGAGCAGGAGGTCGAGCTCGCCAAGCGGATCGAGGCCGGCCTGTTCGCGGAGGAGCGTCTCAACGCGGGCGTCACCATGGAGCCCAAGCTGCGGCGCGAGCTCGAGTGGATCGCGTCCGACGGCCGCCGTGCCAAGAACCACCTGCTCGAGGCCAACCTGCGCCTCGTGGTCTCGCTCGCCAAGCGGTACACGGGTCGCGGCATGCTCTTCCTGGACCTGATCCAGGAGGGCAACCTGGGCCTCATCCGTGCGGTCGAGAAGTTCGACTACACCAAGGGCTACAAGTTCTCGACGTACGCGACGTGGTGGATCCGCCAGGCCATCACCCGCGCGATGGCCGACCAGGCCCGCACGATCCGCATCCCCGTGCACATGGTCGAGGTCATCAACAAGCTCGCCCGCGTCCAGCGGCAGATGCTCCAGGACCTGGGCCGCGAGCCCACGCCGGAGGAGCTCGCCAAGGAGCTCGACATGACGCCCGAGAAGGTCGTCGAGGTCCAGAAGTACGGCCGCGAGCCCATCTCGCTGCACACGCCGCTCGGTGAGGACGGTGACAGCGAGTTCGGTGACCTCATCGAGGACTCCGAGGCGGTCGTCCCGGCCGACGCGGTCAGCTTCACGCTCCTGCAGGAGCAGCTGCACCAGGTCCTCGACACGCTCTCCGAGCGCGAGGCCGGCGTCGTCTCGATGCGCTTCGGCCTGACCGACGGCCAGCCGAAGACGCTCGACGAGATCGGCAAGGTCTACGGGGTCACGCGCGAGCGGATCCGGCAGATCGAGTCCAAGACGATGTCGAAGCTGCGTCACCCGTCGCGCTCGCAGGTGCTGCGCGACTACCTCGACTGA
- a CDS encoding DNA gyrase/topoisomerase IV subunit B, whose product MSTASAESSYTARHLSVLEGLEAVRKRPGMYIGSTDSRGLMHCLWEIIDNSVDEALGGHGDRIEIVLHADSSVEVRDNGRGIPVDVEPKTGLTGVEVVFTKLHAGGKFGGGSYAASGGLHGVGASVVNALSARLDVEVDRGSKTYRMTFHRGEPGTFADTGAPGPDAPFEPFVSGSELAVVGKAPRGRTGTRVRYWADRQVFPTSAVFSYDELVTRARQTSFLVPGLAITVRDERRVPGTPGEHGPHEETFLHAGGTVDFVEHLAPDAPVTDVWHLTGEGTFTETVPVLDGRGHMSPQEVERRCEVDVALRWGTGYETEVRTFVNIIATPKGGSHLAGFETALLRTLRKQVEANARRLKISTRDTSERIEKEDVLAGLTAVITVRLAEPQFEGQTKEVLGTAPVRGIVAKVIDTELGAIFTSTKREHKAHSALLLDKVVGEMRARLSARKQKEISRRKNALESSSLPAKLADCRSDDVARSELFIVEGDSALGTAKLARSSDFQALLPIRGKILNVQKASITDMLKNAECAAIIQVLGAGSGRTFDLEAARYGKVVLMTDADVDGAHIRTLLLTLFFRYMRPLVEAGRVFAAVPPLHRIETVAVGSRKGEYLYTYSEAELAATLKKLDKAGRRYKDDIQRYKGLGEMDADQLAETTMDPRHRTLRRVTVEGAQRAEQVFELLMGSDVAPRKDFIIAGADELDRSRIDA is encoded by the coding sequence GTGTCGACAGCATCCGCGGAGTCCAGCTACACGGCGCGCCACCTCTCGGTCCTCGAAGGGCTCGAGGCCGTGCGCAAGCGCCCCGGCATGTACATCGGGTCGACCGACTCGCGCGGTCTCATGCACTGCCTGTGGGAGATCATCGACAACTCCGTCGACGAGGCGCTCGGCGGCCACGGCGACCGGATCGAGATCGTCCTGCACGCCGACAGCTCGGTCGAGGTCCGGGACAACGGCCGCGGCATCCCGGTCGACGTCGAGCCCAAGACGGGCCTCACGGGAGTCGAGGTCGTGTTCACCAAGCTCCACGCGGGCGGCAAGTTCGGTGGCGGCTCGTACGCCGCGTCGGGCGGTCTGCACGGCGTCGGCGCGTCGGTGGTCAACGCGCTGTCCGCGCGCCTCGACGTCGAGGTCGACCGCGGGAGCAAGACGTACCGGATGACGTTCCACCGCGGTGAGCCCGGCACGTTCGCCGACACCGGGGCGCCGGGCCCCGACGCGCCGTTCGAGCCGTTCGTGTCGGGCTCCGAGCTCGCGGTGGTCGGCAAGGCGCCGCGCGGGCGCACCGGGACCCGCGTGCGGTACTGGGCCGACCGCCAGGTCTTCCCCACGAGCGCGGTGTTCTCCTACGACGAGCTCGTCACGCGCGCGCGCCAGACGAGCTTCCTCGTGCCGGGCCTCGCGATCACGGTCCGCGACGAGCGCCGGGTCCCCGGGACGCCGGGCGAGCACGGGCCGCACGAGGAGACGTTCCTGCACGCCGGCGGGACGGTCGACTTCGTCGAGCACCTCGCGCCCGACGCGCCGGTGACCGACGTCTGGCACCTGACGGGCGAGGGGACCTTCACGGAGACCGTCCCGGTGCTTGACGGCCGTGGCCACATGAGCCCGCAGGAGGTCGAGCGACGCTGCGAGGTCGACGTCGCGCTGCGCTGGGGGACGGGGTACGAGACCGAGGTCCGCACCTTCGTCAACATCATCGCGACCCCGAAGGGCGGCTCGCACCTCGCCGGCTTCGAGACCGCGCTGCTGCGGACGCTGCGCAAGCAGGTCGAGGCGAACGCGCGCCGGCTCAAGATCTCGACGCGCGACACGAGCGAGCGCATCGAGAAGGAGGACGTGCTCGCGGGGCTCACGGCCGTCATCACGGTCCGGCTCGCCGAGCCGCAGTTCGAGGGCCAGACCAAGGAGGTCCTCGGCACGGCGCCGGTGCGGGGGATCGTGGCCAAGGTGATCGACACCGAGCTCGGCGCGATCTTCACGTCGACGAAGCGCGAGCACAAGGCGCACTCGGCGCTGCTGCTCGACAAGGTCGTCGGCGAGATGCGTGCCAGGCTCTCCGCGCGCAAGCAGAAGGAGATCTCGCGCCGCAAGAACGCGCTCGAGTCGTCCTCGCTGCCCGCGAAGCTCGCGGACTGCCGCAGCGACGACGTCGCCCGCAGCGAGCTCTTCATCGTCGAGGGCGACAGCGCGCTCGGCACCGCGAAGCTCGCGCGGAGCTCGGACTTCCAGGCCCTCCTGCCGATCCGCGGGAAGATCCTCAACGTCCAGAAGGCGTCGATCACCGACATGCTGAAGAACGCCGAGTGCGCGGCGATCATCCAGGTGCTCGGTGCCGGCTCGGGGCGCACGTTCGACCTCGAGGCGGCGCGCTACGGCAAGGTCGTGCTGATGACGGACGCCGACGTCGACGGCGCGCACATCCGCACGCTGCTGCTCACGCTCTTCTTCCGGTACATGCGCCCGCTCGTCGAGGCCGGCCGGGTGTTCGCCGCCGTCCCGCCGCTGCACCGCATCGAGACCGTCGCCGTGGGCAGCCGCAAGGGCGAGTACCTCTACACGTACTCCGAGGCCGAGCTGGCCGCGACGCTCAAGAAGCTCGACAAGGCCGGGCGGCGGTACAAGGACGACATCCAGCGCTACAAGGGCCTCGGCGAGATGGACGCCGACCAGCTCGCGGAGACGACGATGGACCCGCGCCACCGCACGCTGCGCCGGGTCACCGTCGAGGGCGCGCAGCGGGCCGAGCAGGTGTTCGAGCTGCTCATGGGCTCCGACGTCGCGCCGCGCAAGGACTTCATCATCGCGGGCGCCGACGAGCTCGACCGGAGCCGCATCGACGCGTGA
- a CDS encoding DUF7455 domain-containing protein, giving the protein MTGTTTEPLTVADRCDRCGAQAYVRVLLPVGELLFCAHHYRAHAPKFADVATHVQDETDRLLAEHGAGAGAAAAR; this is encoded by the coding sequence GTGACTGGGACGACGACCGAACCGCTGACCGTAGCCGACCGCTGCGACCGCTGTGGCGCGCAGGCCTACGTCCGTGTGCTGCTTCCTGTGGGCGAGCTGCTCTTCTGCGCGCACCACTACCGGGCGCACGCGCCGAAGTTCGCCGATGTGGCGACCCACGTGCAGGACGAGACCGACCGCCTTCTTGCCGAGCATGGAGCAGGTGCAGGAGCAGCAGCCGCGCGCTGA
- a CDS encoding DUF4192 domain-containing protein, protein MDTTTIRVSEPRELLAYLPHQLGFRPHESAVAVSLRPPRGRIGLVARVDLADLGDVVHGPQVARGLVAHLDADGAERAVLVLYTAHDPRGPGSPPVARAAAEHFREAAAAGLSDVAVWVVTADGYLALDCDDPGCCPPGGRALRDLESTAVGAQLVLAGSAVADCRADVARIPSAGGDARRSVARVAARWRGRHDRALADGPAALTAWRLASLAAWRDEVAAALAGAPCGRAPALGRLDVALADTRVRDAVLVSMVPGPPDLPERSLREAPGATDALVAEAVAGIVDQRRGVVPPRALTAAHVTVLERVVGHGRRRAQAPACTLLALLAWWQADGARAGLLLERALEEDPDHRLARILDRTLAVAMPPGWVRRAG, encoded by the coding sequence ATGGACACCACCACGATCCGGGTCAGCGAGCCCCGGGAGCTGCTCGCCTACCTTCCGCACCAGCTCGGGTTCCGGCCGCACGAGAGCGCCGTCGCGGTCAGCCTGCGACCACCCCGGGGGCGGATCGGGCTGGTCGCGCGCGTCGACCTCGCCGACCTGGGGGACGTGGTCCACGGCCCGCAGGTCGCGCGCGGTCTCGTCGCGCACCTCGACGCGGACGGCGCCGAGCGCGCGGTGCTCGTCCTGTACACGGCGCACGACCCGCGCGGGCCGGGCAGCCCGCCGGTCGCGAGGGCCGCGGCGGAGCACTTCCGGGAGGCCGCGGCCGCGGGCCTGTCCGACGTCGCCGTCTGGGTGGTGACGGCCGACGGCTACCTGGCGCTCGACTGCGACGACCCCGGCTGCTGCCCGCCCGGCGGCCGGGCGCTCCGCGACCTCGAGTCGACCGCCGTCGGGGCACAACTCGTGCTCGCCGGGTCCGCCGTGGCCGACTGCCGGGCGGACGTCGCGCGCATCCCGTCGGCGGGCGGTGACGCCCGCCGGTCGGTGGCACGCGTCGCGGCACGCTGGCGCGGGCGCCACGACCGGGCGCTCGCGGACGGTCCGGCGGCCCTCACCGCGTGGCGCCTCGCGTCGCTCGCGGCGTGGCGGGACGAGGTCGCCGCGGCGCTCGCGGGGGCGCCGTGCGGGCGGGCGCCGGCGCTCGGCCGCCTCGATGTCGCGCTCGCCGACACCCGCGTGCGCGACGCGGTGCTCGTCAGCATGGTGCCCGGCCCGCCGGACCTCCCCGAGCGGTCGCTGCGCGAGGCGCCCGGTGCGACCGACGCGCTCGTCGCCGAGGCGGTCGCCGGGATCGTCGACCAGCGACGGGGCGTCGTCCCACCGCGGGCGCTCACCGCCGCGCACGTGACGGTGCTCGAGCGCGTCGTCGGCCACGGTCGGCGCCGCGCGCAGGCGCCCGCGTGCACCCTGCTGGCCCTGCTCGCCTGGTGGCAGGCGGACGGTGCGCGCGCGGGGCTGCTCCTCGAGCGCGCCCTCGAGGAGGATCCGGACCACCGGCTGGCGCGGATCCTGGACCGGACGCTCGCCGTCGCGATGCCCCCGGGCTGGGTCCGACGCGCCGGTTGA
- a CDS encoding universal stress protein produces the protein MGIVVGYLATPEGRAALETASGEAERRGESLVVVVSERGDETDEHRQETQAALDAVRSELSSRGIEHDVRVLARGRDVAEDLIGTAEEVGAGLIVIGLRRRSPVGKLILGANAQRILLDSPCPVLAVKPAAS, from the coding sequence ATGGGCATCGTGGTCGGGTACCTGGCAACCCCTGAGGGGCGTGCGGCGCTCGAGACGGCGTCGGGCGAGGCCGAGCGGCGCGGCGAGTCGCTCGTCGTGGTCGTGAGCGAGCGCGGCGACGAGACCGACGAGCACCGTCAGGAGACCCAGGCGGCGCTCGACGCGGTCCGGTCCGAGCTGAGCTCACGCGGCATCGAGCACGACGTCCGCGTGCTGGCCCGCGGGCGGGACGTCGCGGAGGACCTCATCGGCACCGCCGAGGAGGTCGGGGCCGGGCTCATCGTCATCGGCCTGCGTCGTCGCAGCCCCGTCGGCAAGCTCATCCTCGGCGCGAACGCACAGCGCATCCTGCTCGACTCCCCGTGCCCCGTGCTCGCGGTCAAGCCCGCCGCGAGCTGA